From Borreliella afzelii, a single genomic window includes:
- a CDS encoding ThiF family adenylyltransferase has protein sequence MTYSLSTLGLAALTFIYEDKIQESNLNRQFLFSYNDIRFGKVDIIKEKIKLLNKTIQTKSYKEKVLVKLLENIFANSKIKPSLIVLLADYDYYLPLVNKFCIENSISLINIGYFNDFSVIGPFYISNISSYYYRTVIGVIKKSSSSKLESKIILVNKDHQAPFSLLIMQLYEIVIIKMLSIRVIILKLVFVNPVLNSNSNLSLTMIVLYL, from the coding sequence ATGACCTATTCTCTTTCTACTTTAGGATTAGCAGCTTTAACTTTTATATATGAAGACAAAATACAAGAATCTAATCTAAATAGACAATTTTTATTTAGTTATAATGATATAAGATTTGGCAAAGTAGATATAATTAAAGAAAAAATAAAATTGCTAAATAAAACCATTCAAACTAAATCTTATAAGGAAAAAGTTTTAGTAAAATTATTGGAGAATATTTTTGCTAACTCAAAAATTAAACCATCATTAATAGTACTGTTAGCAGATTATGACTACTATTTACCCTTAGTTAATAAATTTTGTATTGAAAATTCTATTTCACTTATAAATATTGGATATTTTAATGATTTTTCAGTTATTGGTCCATTTTATATTTCAAATATTTCATCTTACTACTACCGCACTGTTATAGGAGTTATAAAAAAGTCATCATCTTCTAAATTAGAAAGTAAAATAATATTAGTAAATAAAGACCATCAAGCCCCTTTTTCTTTACTAATAATGCAACTTTATGAGATAGTAATTATAAAAATGTTAAGTATTAGGGTGATTATATTAAAATTGGTTTTTGTAAATCCAGTTTTAAATAGCAATAGTAATTTGTCATTAACAATGATAGTATTATATTTATAG